A window of the Helianthus annuus cultivar XRQ/B chromosome 4, HanXRQr2.0-SUNRISE, whole genome shotgun sequence genome harbors these coding sequences:
- the LOC110933071 gene encoding proline-rich protein 36-like — protein sequence MSSSSDTGVSDTLDPLAMVSDDEILPESEVYTSDTTSTDEDDFQPFALPDFGDDVPLADGPFDRDLPLIQIPAPLPLAAVPIEDLPLDVLSDDEIDLFIESPPEGDQDGGAPMDDDIPVDDPAVPIVEVPAVDAIILPPVEAPVAEALSDPFGPDSFESVSSATLHAQGVQHYSTDTGSDMAMSAAPIVPHDFDLDLEVEFVPAEPAPASPELGVVPEPDHVDLPVMAPPVGDAPGIAPPVTDVPVVDRAPFATHVDPRYADTRNGWIEDDDDYPPFVLPITPPAAPVFAPVDVPQFHPHVSDIHRMDLPVTFLQDIPPPRPGEGPSAQQHDYMPPMTAALPFMPPFAPAAHTTPPFAPLGEPFMWSSPNVMPLSDPYHPFHVGYTADDILISLQLQQDALSRRVQELERIPHPPPWYCQSPFATPPAPLPLHPDSDVRFLTLEQQIAYLLRVVHALEEDWVHLRRLLFFPPPPPPPPSA from the coding sequence atgTCATCTTCTTCTGACACTGGAGTGTCAGACACACTGGATCCTCTAGCGATGGTCTCAGACGACGAGATTCTACCTGAGAGCGAGGTTTATACATCAGACACTACGAGTACTGACGAGGATGACTTCCAACCATTTGCCCTACCGGACTTTGGGGACGATGTGCCTTTAGCTGATGGTCCTTTCGATAGGGATCTACCTCTCATTCAGATCCCTGCTCCTCTCCCTCTCGCCGCAGTTCCCATTGAGGATCTGCCACTCGACGTGTTATCAGATGACGAAATCGATCTATTCATTGAGAGTCCCCCAGAGGGTGACCAGGATGGTGGGGCCCCTATGGATGACGATATTCCGGTTGACGACCCTGCTGTTCCTATTGTTGAGGTTCCTGCTGTTGATGCTATTATTTTGCCACCTGTCGAGGCTCCTGTCGCGGAGGCCTTATCTGATCCGTTTGGTCCCGACTCGTTTGAGTCTGTATCATCCGCTACTCTTCACGCCCAGGGCGTGCAACACTACTCCACCGACACTGGTTCAGACATGGCGATGTCTGCTGCACCCATTGTTCCCCATGACTTTGACCTGGATCTTGAGGTTGAGTTTGTACCTGCTGAGCCTGCTCCAGCTAGTCCTGAGCTTGGAGTTGTACCAGAGCCTGATCACGTTGATCTACCAGTCATGGCACCACCCGTTGGTGATGCACCAGGCATTGCACCACCAGTTACTGATGTTCCTGTTGTTGACCGTGCTCCATTTGCCACACATGTTGATCCTAGATATGCTGACACCCGTAATGGGTggattgaggatgatgatgactaTCCTCCATTTGTTCTACCTATCACTCCCCCTGCTGCACCTGTCTTTGCACCAGTTGATGTCCCACAGTTTCACCCTCACGTCTCAGATATCCACCGCATGGATTTACCTGTTACTTTCCTACAGGACATTCCTcctccccgtccaggggaaggaccTTCTGCTCAGCAGCACGATTACATGCCACCTATGACAGCAGCTCTTCCATTTATGCCCCCTTTTGCACCAGCTGCACACACTACACCTCCATTTGCACCCTTAGGCGAGCCATTTATGTGGTCTTCGCCCAATGTCATGCCTTTGTCAGACCCATACCATCCTTTTCATGTTGGATATACCGCGGATGACATACTTATATCCTTGCAGTTACAGCAGGATGCGTTGAGCCGACGAGTCCAGGAGCTGGAGAGGATTCCGCATCCTCCCCCTTGGTATTGCCAGTCTCCATTTGCTACACCACCAGCTCCTCTTCCACTACACCCGGATTCTGATGTCCGCTTCCTCACTCTGGAGCAGCAGATTGCTTACCTGCTGCGCGTTGTCCACGCACTCGAGGAGGATTGGGTGCATTTGCGCCGTTTGCTTTTCTtccctccacctcctcctcctcccccaTCAGCTTGA
- the LOC110933091 gene encoding uncharacterized protein LOC110933091, which produces MALLYQAHEEKHHLPGMFGSLDCTHFVWRFCPTEKFKRQHEAARKDVERAFGVLKGKWGVLSRPMRARSVKKIRNVVYTCIILHNMILKDDGKAIAPVHIRDPPVEPALDDTVLGELLNEDTHWRLKHDLIDHLASQDLPHLLADSDED; this is translated from the exons ATGGCACTTTTATACCAAGCTCATGAGGAAAAACATCACCTTCCAGGTATGTTCGGTAGCCTTGATTGCACCCATTTCGTTTGGCGTTTTTGTCCGACAGA GAAATTCAAGAGGCAACATGAGGCGGCAAGAAAAGACGtcgaacgggcttttggtgttttgaagGGGAAATGGGGTGTATTGAGTCGACCGATGCGAGCAAGATCGGTTAAAAAAATTAGGAATGTCGTGTACACGTgtattattttacacaacatgattttgaaagacgATGGAAAGGCGATAGCACCGGTGCACATTCGGGATCCTCCGGTCGAGCCGGCTTTAGACGATACGGTGCTGGGCGAGTTGTTGAATGAAGACACCCATTGGAGACTCAAACACGATCTCATAGATCATCTCGCAAGTCAAGATTTACCCCATCTTTTGGCCGATTCCGACGAAGACTAG
- the LOC118491457 gene encoding uncharacterized protein LOC118491457, translating to MADELPLWFPPMSSDDSSDSSILFFQNLIEEAELQDTGTSNRRRYIERQRKEGHETLMADYFVEDPKYNEDIFRHRFRMSKRLFLKIVSDVEENDPWFVEAPDARGRKGFTPLQKVTSAIKQLATGNTPDENDEVLT from the exons ATGGCGGATGAACTCCCGTTATGGTTCCCACCCATGAGTAGCGACGATTCATCCGATAGTAGCattcttttttttcaaaatctcatcgaaGAAGCCGAACTTCAAGATACCGGCACATCTAACCGAAGGAGATATATTGAACGTCAACGTAAGGAGGggcatgagacactcatggcgGATTATTTTGTCGAAGACCCGAAGTACAACGAAGATATCTTTCGGCATAGGTTCCGTATGTCGAAacgtttgtttctaaaaattgtGTCCGATGTGGAAGAGAACGACCCGTGGTTTGTAGAGGCCCCCGATGCGCGAGGTAGGAAGGGCTTTACGCCCTTGCAAAAGGTGACATCGGCTATTAAACAGCTCGCAACTGGAAACACTCCAGACGAGAACGACGA AGTTCTTACGTAG